From Methanocella paludicola SANAE, a single genomic window includes:
- a CDS encoding DUF1616 domain-containing protein — translation MDIDLKLTIVLAFLALTSIYIPQIKGTALMTILGLFVVVVAPGYALVAALFPGKAAINGNIRIVISLGMSVIITALIGLVLNFTAWGIRLEPVAISLSYFSIIVALIANMRRLGLNEEDRQSPHIRETISLIFGEAFPKEVRFSDKVVTFVFLVSMVLSITAIGYVIVFPQNGEKYTEFYILGPDGIAENYTTNFRLGDNGTFIVGVVNHEQKSLAYNVRVVMNNGFDQSTLYTDQFTLANDQTLEKAARISPDITGTNMKLQFFLYADGNMSSPYRECHVWVNVTQPAAIS, via the coding sequence ATGGACATTGATCTAAAGCTTACCATTGTGCTTGCGTTCCTGGCTCTCACATCGATATATATACCGCAAATCAAGGGGACGGCCCTCATGACTATCCTGGGACTTTTTGTCGTCGTGGTTGCGCCCGGGTATGCGCTAGTCGCAGCATTATTCCCCGGCAAGGCGGCTATTAACGGCAACATACGTATTGTGATCTCGCTGGGTATGAGCGTCATTATCACAGCTCTCATCGGGCTCGTGCTCAACTTCACGGCCTGGGGCATACGCCTTGAGCCCGTGGCAATAAGCCTGTCTTACTTCTCGATCATCGTTGCGCTGATCGCGAATATGCGCAGGTTAGGGCTGAACGAAGAGGACCGGCAATCACCGCATATAAGGGAGACTATCTCATTAATATTTGGAGAGGCATTCCCCAAAGAGGTAAGGTTTTCGGATAAGGTGGTAACTTTTGTGTTCCTCGTGTCCATGGTGCTATCAATTACCGCCATCGGGTACGTCATCGTATTCCCTCAGAACGGGGAAAAGTACACCGAATTCTATATACTGGGGCCGGACGGTATCGCGGAAAACTATACGACTAATTTCAGATTAGGCGATAACGGGACATTCATCGTCGGCGTGGTGAACCACGAGCAGAAGAGTCTCGCATACAATGTGCGCGTGGTGATGAACAACGGTTTCGACCAATCGACGCTTTACACTGACCAGTTTACCCTCGCCAACGACCAGACCCTGGAGAAGGCGGCCCGGATATCTCCGGATATCACGGGGACGAATATGAAGCTCCAGTTTTTCCTGTATGCCGATGGTAACATGAGTTCACCCTATCGTGAATGCCACGTATGGGTGAACGTGACCCAGCCAGCAGCCATATCGTGA
- a CDS encoding Lrp/AsnC family transcriptional regulator, which produces MKIDKMNKKILNILQQSGRMTYKDVAKKIDRAQSTVRDRIGIMEEEGVIKGYTVVINKKKAGLDCYAIIKCKVDSGRLDEVTRKLKRVDNILQVYHTSGAYNLTFLIATWDYDELKRVLKEKVAPMGINDYETIIIMESIREMSYVDIH; this is translated from the coding sequence ATGAAGATCGACAAAATGAACAAAAAGATACTCAACATCCTGCAGCAGTCGGGAAGGATGACCTACAAGGACGTAGCCAAGAAGATCGACCGCGCTCAGTCCACGGTCCGGGACAGGATAGGCATCATGGAGGAAGAAGGCGTGATCAAGGGCTACACGGTCGTCATCAACAAGAAGAAGGCGGGCCTCGACTGTTATGCGATCATCAAGTGCAAGGTAGACTCCGGCAGGCTCGACGAGGTGACCCGGAAGCTCAAGCGTGTCGACAACATCCTCCAGGTGTACCACACCAGCGGCGCATACAATCTCACGTTCCTCATCGCCACATGGGACTATGACGAGCTGAAGCGCGTCCTCAAGGAAAAAGTAGCTCCCATGGGTATCAATGATTATGAGACCATCATCATCATGGAGTCGATCCGCGAGATGTCGTACGTGGACATCCACTAA
- a CDS encoding glycosyltransferase family 2 protein: MVAIPAYNEEIAIGSVVAKCKKYSNDIVVIDDGSRDHTIEVARIVGAEVISHEKNGGYGAAIRSCFEAARARGVSAMITIDGDGQHDPDNIPLLIAEMNRTGADVIIGSRFINGNEKNQHIPAYRKVGMKMLDMATIISSGVKVTDTQSGFRAYSKKALSEIDLEDAGMGIGSEILIKAAKLKLHISEVPIRARYDIKDTSSKNPVAHGIEVLASIARFSSRSKLQLFYGLLGLILLVLGSYLAFSSITSDNLIRFIVIMVCMVGGTLGVFTALVIRTFLGIAPRASKLN; the protein is encoded by the coding sequence ATGGTGGCGATCCCGGCCTATAATGAGGAGATCGCCATCGGTAGCGTTGTGGCAAAGTGTAAGAAATATTCGAACGATATAGTCGTGATCGACGATGGCTCCAGAGATCATACGATTGAAGTGGCCCGGATCGTCGGTGCAGAGGTCATATCCCATGAAAAAAATGGCGGATATGGGGCAGCCATCAGGTCCTGCTTTGAGGCCGCCCGGGCCAGGGGAGTCAGCGCCATGATCACGATCGACGGGGATGGACAGCATGACCCGGATAACATACCGCTACTCATTGCCGAGATGAATAGGACGGGAGCCGATGTCATCATAGGCTCAAGGTTTATCAATGGTAACGAGAAGAACCAGCATATTCCCGCGTACCGGAAAGTGGGCATGAAGATGCTCGATATGGCTACCATAATCAGCTCAGGTGTAAAAGTCACGGACACGCAGAGCGGTTTCAGGGCTTATTCGAAAAAGGCATTATCCGAGATCGACCTGGAAGATGCCGGGATGGGCATCGGCTCTGAAATACTAATTAAGGCAGCGAAGTTAAAGCTCCATATCTCTGAAGTGCCAATCCGTGCACGTTATGATATTAAGGACACGTCTAGTAAGAATCCTGTCGCACACGGCATCGAGGTGCTGGCTTCGATAGCTAGATTCTCGTCCCGGTCTAAGCTCCAGCTCTTCTATGGGCTGCTAGGTCTTATACTATTAGTGCTCGGCTCATACTTGGCTTTTTCCAGCATAACGAGTGATAACCTAATACGGTTCATAGTCATCATGGTATGTATGGTCGGCGGAACTCTCGGCGTCTTCACGGCTCTGGTGATCCGGACATTTCTAGGCATCGCTCCCCGAGCATCAAAGCTAAATTGA
- a CDS encoding Lrp/AsnC family transcriptional regulator → MSTKFKGNLDETDIYIIRKLCENSNTPLACIGDELNVSPSTIHKRINRLVDGGVIERFTILFDPVILDLKTVAFVGIELERSALTGKKKDEVIVQLTGMPEVLEIYETLEPFDLMLKLRTNNVDVLREIIGNISSIAGVLNTNTILTTKKILETPLKYDAVDQKADKN, encoded by the coding sequence ATGAGCACGAAATTTAAGGGAAACCTGGACGAAACGGATATCTACATCATCCGAAAGCTTTGCGAGAACAGCAACACGCCCCTCGCCTGCATCGGGGACGAGCTGAACGTTTCGCCATCCACGATACACAAGCGGATCAACCGCCTCGTAGACGGCGGCGTGATCGAGCGCTTCACAATACTTTTCGACCCCGTGATACTCGATTTAAAAACAGTCGCCTTCGTGGGCATCGAGCTGGAGCGCAGCGCCCTCACGGGCAAAAAGAAGGACGAGGTCATCGTCCAGCTCACGGGCATGCCCGAGGTGCTCGAGATATACGAGACGCTCGAGCCCTTCGACCTGATGCTCAAGCTCCGCACGAACAACGTGGACGTGCTCCGCGAAATAATCGGAAATATTTCCAGCATCGCGGGCGTGCTGAACACCAACACCATACTCACGACAAAAAAGATCCTGGAAACGCCGCTCAAGTACGATGCGGTCGACCAAAAAGCGGATAAAAATTAG
- a CDS encoding transposase, whose amino-acid sequence MSGRWGKKYVDKRDWRSSDQNLVDRGAFFLDHSVLEKWKEGVDMLNEGKYVRQYEFPDGLIYWAAMQHAVLGMPYRQIEGYLKKYFEGTGLRVPDYTTLFRRIRALKFDLEICLEKKELVVAVDSTGIKVSHRGE is encoded by the coding sequence ATGTCTGGCAGATGGGGTAAGAAGTACGTGGATAAGCGCGATTGGCGGTCGAGCGACCAGAATCTTGTTGATCGTGGTGCTTTTTTTCTTGACCACTCGGTTTTGGAGAAGTGGAAAGAGGGCGTTGACATGTTGAATGAGGGTAAATACGTTAGGCAGTACGAGTTTCCTGACGGGTTGATCTATTGGGCTGCCATGCAGCACGCTGTCCTGGGCATGCCTTACCGGCAGATAGAGGGGTATCTTAAAAAGTATTTTGAGGGAACGGGCCTCAGAGTGCCTGATTATACCACGTTGTTTAGGCGTATCAGGGCCCTCAAGTTCGACCTTGAAATATGCCTTGAAAAAAAAGAACTGGTTGTAGCTGTTGACAGTACCGGCATCAAGGTCAGCCATCGTGGCGAGTAG
- a CDS encoding sialidase family protein: MPAPDIILKNSMYRNKKLLTVLILFFSSFLILSIHSAYAVSYMQDNSYIYQSLFSARPSFISSGLITDTGDMVAFRDDGRIFYSSNGIDFTQSDTSNLGSFSSPLYGGVGGNGKTIIFGEYILNAGMCRLIRSTDGGATWNVVLTLTSTKDIRHWHCVQYDPYNSKWYATSGDENSQVQWWTSSDNGATWAKMLNASGSQVYRCLNLIFTPDGHVWWGSDSNPPTAGVYYASLSDMSKYTMVYTSPHAMWGIAGSPSGTLIAINYVEAGNQDNNAYILTSIDGGKTWNTEVTWPINVQVSATGGFNTIRGPDRNGVYCVGVKNVVQDPNNVVYGLELIPKSNNVIITPVPSGYSVSGNAIFTYGQVYANVIEQKNDIIYLDYGSSLIYGKLQGSGNPSPSPSPSPSPSPSPLPSGVNLLSNPSFESGVTPLKFLRQGTTGTLTQSTVWASNGTYCARVFSGSDISDQWEMLYQYGLSWSAGDTLTFTYDLDVSNACTVVTKVGDWNSNSLNLYVDNVSRLTPGVYKARTVTVTAPSSTLGNGIVYIILTSNPVNSSMYVDNAILTNKPV, translated from the coding sequence ATGCCAGCACCGGATATTATTTTAAAGAATTCAATGTATCGTAATAAAAAATTGTTAACGGTACTCATCCTGTTTTTTTCATCCTTCTTGATCTTATCGATCCATAGTGCATATGCCGTATCTTATATGCAAGACAATTCATATATTTACCAATCTTTATTTAGTGCACGGCCGAGTTTTATATCGAGCGGCTTGATTACTGATACGGGTGACATGGTCGCATTTCGCGACGACGGCAGGATATTTTATAGTAGTAATGGAATCGATTTCACCCAGAGCGATACGTCCAACCTTGGTAGTTTTTCTTCACCCTTATATGGAGGGGTCGGTGGCAATGGCAAGACCATTATTTTTGGCGAGTACATTCTCAATGCTGGGATGTGCAGGCTAATTAGAAGTACGGATGGTGGGGCCACGTGGAATGTTGTATTAACACTGACCTCCACGAAGGATATCAGGCATTGGCATTGCGTGCAATACGATCCATATAATAGTAAATGGTATGCCACGAGCGGGGATGAGAATTCTCAAGTACAGTGGTGGACAAGCAGCGATAACGGTGCCACCTGGGCCAAGATGCTTAATGCCAGTGGAAGCCAGGTTTATCGTTGCCTTAATCTCATATTCACCCCTGATGGACATGTATGGTGGGGCAGCGATAGCAACCCGCCAACTGCAGGCGTATATTATGCCTCATTATCGGATATGTCCAAATATACCATGGTATATACGTCCCCGCACGCCATGTGGGGTATAGCAGGCTCTCCATCCGGAACGCTTATCGCGATTAATTATGTCGAGGCGGGCAACCAGGATAACAACGCCTACATTTTAACGAGCATAGACGGAGGCAAAACATGGAATACAGAGGTAACCTGGCCCATTAACGTACAAGTATCCGCCACTGGAGGATTTAACACGATACGTGGCCCTGACCGTAACGGGGTTTATTGCGTAGGCGTTAAAAACGTGGTCCAGGATCCAAATAATGTTGTCTACGGCCTGGAACTAATTCCTAAATCAAATAATGTGATAATCACACCAGTACCAAGCGGATATTCGGTATCTGGTAATGCAATATTCACTTACGGACAAGTTTACGCAAATGTTATAGAACAAAAAAATGATATAATTTATTTAGACTACGGGTCCTCATTAATTTACGGTAAGCTACAAGGATCGGGAAATCCGTCTCCGTCTCCTTCGCCTAGTCCTTCGCCTAGTCCTTCTCCTTTGCCGTCTGGGGTTAATTTGTTGAGTAATCCGAGTTTCGAGTCGGGTGTTACCCCGTTGAAGTTCTTGAGGCAGGGGACTACGGGCACGTTGACGCAGAGTACGGTTTGGGCTTCTAACGGTACGTATTGTGCCCGGGTGTTTTCTGGTTCGGATATTAGTGATCAGTGGGAGATGTTGTATCAGTATGGGTTGAGCTGGAGTGCGGGTGATACGTTGACGTTCACCTACGATCTGGATGTCAGTAACGCGTGCACGGTGGTGACGAAGGTCGGGGATTGGAACTCGAACTCTCTTAATTTGTATGTGGATAATGTCTCGCGGCTCACGCCAGGAGTTTATAAGGCTAGGACGGTTACGGTGACTGCCCCGAGTTCTACTCTGGGTAATGGTATTGTGTATATTATATTGACCTCGAACCCTGTCAACTCGAGCATGTATGTGGATAACGCCATCCTCACGAACAAACCGGTTTAG